One genomic segment of Paenibacillus durus includes these proteins:
- the groES gene encoding co-chaperone GroES, translating to MIKPLGERVLVEPTPQEETTSFGIVLPDSAKEKPQEGKVVAVGSGALKDGVRVPLEVKEGDRVIFSKYAGTEIKYEGKDYLIMKESDIHAILG from the coding sequence ATGATCAAACCTTTAGGTGAACGCGTACTGGTAGAACCTACCCCTCAGGAGGAAACGACTTCGTTCGGCATCGTGCTTCCGGACTCGGCCAAGGAGAAACCGCAGGAAGGCAAAGTCGTGGCCGTAGGCAGCGGCGCTCTGAAAGACGGAGTTCGCGTACCGCTGGAAGTGAAGGAAGGCGACCGCGTGATTTTCTCGAAGTATGCGGGAACTGAAATCAAGTATGAAGGCAAAGATTATTTGATTATGAAAGAAAGCGACATTCACGCGATTCTGGGTTAA
- a CDS encoding thermonuclease family protein encodes MFKSKRSLVAMGFLLLIEIAIFSGIPFSEALAVNFFLLTLFFFVAWLVGLIKPSLVLRWGDSSRKTRKIVSLYCLGSTVLSFILFISMAATTKSPLEQVFDEQQARNNDNVLATSVITYDAAKNVERTPSISANSTKFIEAQVVSVTAGDTFTVKLKNGSKEKVRLILVDTPETKHPDKPVQPFGPEASTFTTKLLTGKTVKLELDVSERDKYGRLFAYAYLGDRMVNELLLEKGYARVAVFPPNVKYVDQFRAIQKKAQETTLGIWSIEDYATDSGFNDNVVVAKASPKAIGTAKPSPMPAATAKPSTKPVTTKPSIEAVYYKNCTAVRAAGADPLYKGDPGYRSALDRDGDGIACETSSSSSSSTDSGSEQTITEPQTDNVYYKNCTAVRNAGAAPIYAGEPGYSRKLDRDGDGVACEK; translated from the coding sequence ATGTTCAAGTCAAAAAGGTCCTTAGTTGCAATGGGTTTTCTCCTATTGATCGAAATCGCAATATTCTCTGGAATACCTTTTAGTGAAGCTCTGGCGGTTAACTTTTTCTTGTTGACACTTTTCTTCTTTGTTGCCTGGCTTGTTGGATTAATAAAGCCATCCCTTGTACTCCGTTGGGGCGATTCTTCAAGGAAAACCCGAAAGATTGTCTCATTATATTGCTTAGGGTCAACCGTCCTTTCCTTTATTTTGTTTATTTCTATGGCAGCTACAACTAAATCTCCTCTTGAACAAGTTTTTGATGAGCAGCAGGCTCGAAATAATGATAACGTCCTCGCTACCTCTGTAATTACATATGATGCTGCCAAGAACGTGGAAAGGACTCCATCAATATCCGCCAACTCCACCAAATTTATTGAAGCACAGGTGGTTTCCGTAACCGCTGGAGATACGTTCACGGTAAAGCTTAAAAACGGGTCAAAAGAAAAGGTCCGGCTGATTCTGGTCGACACACCAGAGACCAAACACCCGGACAAGCCGGTTCAACCTTTCGGTCCCGAAGCAAGTACCTTTACGACAAAGCTTCTAACAGGCAAAACGGTTAAACTGGAACTCGATGTATCTGAACGAGATAAATATGGCCGGCTGTTCGCCTACGCCTACCTCGGAGATAGGATGGTTAATGAGCTGTTGCTGGAGAAAGGTTATGCAAGGGTAGCCGTCTTTCCGCCGAATGTGAAGTATGTTGATCAGTTCCGGGCGATTCAGAAGAAAGCTCAGGAGACGACGCTAGGGATCTGGAGCATTGAGGATTATGCGACTGACTCGGGGTTTAACGATAACGTCGTTGTTGCGAAAGCTTCGCCCAAGGCAATCGGTACGGCCAAACCTTCACCAATGCCTGCTGCTACGGCTAAACCTTCTACTAAGCCGGTAACCACAAAGCCGTCTATTGAAGCGGTTTACTACAAAAATTGCACCGCTGTGCGAGCGGCCGGCGCAGATCCTCTCTACAAAGGTGATCCAGGTTATCGAAGCGCGCTTGATCGAGATGGAGACGGTATCGCTTGTGAAACCAGCTCTTCTTCAAGTTCTTCCACAGATTCGGGCTCTGAACAAACAATCACCGAGCCACAAACCGATAATGTCTATTACAAGAATTGCACTGCTGTAAGGAATGCGGGGGCTGCTCCGATTTATGCTGGCGAACCTGGTTACTCCCGTAAACTTGATCGTGATGGTGACGGAGTGGCTTGTGAAAAATAA
- a CDS encoding MogA/MoaB family molybdenum cofactor biosynthesis protein: MAWKTAILTASDKGARGEREDTSAQVIRELVEEELGGEIVEYRIVPDELDEIIAALIELTDYFQADLVLTTGGTELAIRDVTPEATRRVIEREVPGLPEAMRSTVMQKNRTAMLFRGISGIRGRTLIVNLPGTPKGVHEHLAAIMDQLPEALLMVTGQYRQ, from the coding sequence ATGGCGTGGAAGACAGCAATCCTGACGGCCAGCGACAAGGGGGCCCGGGGCGAGCGGGAGGATACGAGCGCCCAGGTCATCCGCGAGCTGGTTGAGGAGGAACTCGGAGGGGAAATCGTAGAATACCGGATTGTACCCGATGAATTGGATGAGATCATTGCGGCGCTGATCGAATTGACCGATTATTTTCAGGCTGATCTGGTGCTGACGACGGGAGGGACCGAGCTGGCGATTCGTGACGTTACGCCGGAAGCTACGCGCCGCGTTATTGAACGGGAAGTGCCGGGGCTGCCGGAGGCGATGCGCAGCACGGTCATGCAGAAGAACCGCACCGCCATGCTGTTCCGCGGCATCAGCGGCATTCGCGGCCGGACGCTGATCGTCAATCTTCCGGGCACTCCGAAGGGCGTGCATGAACATTTGGCCGCCATTATGGATCAACTGCCGGAGGCGCTGCTGATGGTGACCGGACAATATCGGCAGTAA
- the groL gene encoding chaperonin GroEL (60 kDa chaperone family; promotes refolding of misfolded polypeptides especially under stressful conditions; forms two stacked rings of heptamers to form a barrel-shaped 14mer; ends can be capped by GroES; misfolded proteins enter the barrel where they are refolded when GroES binds), with the protein MAKDIKFSEDARRAMLRGVDALANAVKVTLGPKGRNVVLEKKFGSPLITNDGVTIAKEIELEDAFENMGAQLVKEVATKTNDVAGDGTTTATVLAQALIREGLKNVTAGASPIGLRKGIDKAVRAAVEELKKISKPIENKQSIAQVAAISAADDEVGQLIAEAMEKVGNDGVITVEESRGFLTELEVVEGMQFDRGYISPYMITDTDKMEAVLDNPYILITDKKISSTQEILPLLEKIVQQARPLVIIAEDIEGEAQAMLIVNKLRGTFNAVAVKAPGFGDRREAMLQDIAALTGGQVITEKLGLDLKSATVEQLGNARQVRVTKENTTIVDGSGAKEDIQARVSQIRAQLEETTSEFDKEKLQERLAKLSGGVAVVKVGAATETELKERKLRIEDALNATRAAVEEGIVSGGGTALVNVYAAVAAVQATGDEKTGVNIVLRSLEEPIRTIAANAGQEGSVIVERLKKEEIGIGYNAATDEWVNMIEAGIVDPAKVTRSALQHAASVAGLFLTTEAVIADKPEPEKAGAPDMGGMGGMGGMM; encoded by the coding sequence ATGGCAAAAGATATCAAGTTCAGTGAAGACGCCCGCCGCGCGATGCTGCGCGGGGTAGACGCTTTGGCAAACGCGGTTAAGGTAACGCTCGGACCGAAAGGCCGCAACGTGGTGCTGGAGAAGAAATTCGGCAGCCCGCTGATTACGAACGACGGCGTTACAATCGCCAAGGAAATCGAGCTGGAAGACGCGTTCGAGAACATGGGCGCTCAACTGGTTAAAGAAGTTGCCACCAAGACGAACGACGTAGCCGGTGACGGCACGACGACTGCAACCGTTCTGGCTCAAGCGCTGATCCGCGAAGGTCTAAAGAACGTAACTGCCGGTGCCAGCCCAATCGGTCTGCGCAAAGGTATCGACAAAGCGGTTCGCGCCGCAGTGGAAGAACTGAAAAAGATCTCCAAACCGATCGAGAACAAACAATCCATCGCCCAAGTTGCGGCTATCTCCGCAGCTGACGACGAAGTAGGCCAACTGATCGCGGAAGCTATGGAAAAAGTGGGGAACGACGGCGTTATCACCGTTGAAGAATCCCGCGGCTTCCTGACCGAGCTTGAAGTGGTGGAAGGCATGCAGTTCGACCGCGGCTACATCTCCCCGTATATGATTACCGATACGGACAAAATGGAAGCTGTGCTGGATAACCCTTACATCCTCATCACCGACAAAAAAATCAGCAGCACGCAAGAAATCCTGCCGCTGCTTGAAAAAATCGTACAACAAGCTAGACCGCTTGTTATTATCGCCGAAGACATCGAAGGCGAAGCTCAAGCGATGCTGATCGTAAATAAACTGCGCGGAACGTTTAACGCTGTTGCCGTTAAAGCTCCTGGCTTTGGCGACCGCCGCGAAGCGATGCTGCAGGACATTGCCGCTCTGACCGGCGGCCAAGTCATCACCGAGAAGCTCGGCCTGGACCTGAAGAGCGCGACGGTTGAGCAGCTGGGTAACGCCCGTCAAGTGCGCGTAACCAAAGAGAACACGACAATCGTTGACGGAAGCGGCGCGAAGGAAGACATTCAAGCCCGCGTCAGCCAAATCCGCGCCCAACTGGAAGAAACCACTTCCGAGTTCGACAAGGAGAAGCTGCAAGAGCGTCTGGCGAAGCTGTCTGGCGGCGTAGCCGTTGTGAAAGTCGGCGCTGCTACCGAAACCGAGCTGAAAGAGCGCAAGCTGCGCATTGAAGACGCCCTGAACGCTACCCGCGCTGCGGTTGAAGAAGGTATCGTATCCGGCGGTGGTACAGCCCTGGTTAACGTATATGCTGCCGTAGCCGCTGTTCAAGCGACAGGCGACGAGAAGACCGGCGTGAACATCGTGCTCCGCTCCCTGGAAGAGCCGATCCGCACGATCGCTGCGAACGCAGGCCAAGAAGGCTCCGTTATCGTTGAACGTCTGAAGAAGGAAGAGATCGGCATTGGCTACAACGCCGCTACCGATGAGTGGGTTAACATGATCGAAGCCGGTATCGTCGATCCTGCGAAGGTAACTCGCTCCGCGCTGCAGCATGCTGCATCCGTAGCCGGCCTGTTCCTGACCACCGAAGCCGTTATCGCCGACAAGCCGGAGCCTGAAAAAGCCGGCGCTCCTGACATGGGCGGTATGGGTGGAATGGGCGGCATGATGTAA
- a CDS encoding trans-sulfuration enzyme family protein has translation MKTEWSMDTKIIHESQFPDPHTGAISQSIIPAVAYAFPDAETAAAVVAGEEEGVYYGRYGNPTSRTLEMKIAALEGGEDALGVSSGMAAISIALLGFLKHGDHVLVTKDVYGGTYNFLTSLAPRFGIQFDFIDCTDPDSMIKTIKPNTKAVYIETPSNPRLTILDIRKISEVCKSYQLPVIVDNTFMSPCLQKPLELGADVVVHSATKYINGHGDVLAGFIVGKKDTIQFMRKKLMGDLGQNLNAWDAFLILRGMKTMALRVERHCSNAQKIAEYLESHPFIDKVFYPGLASHPQHELAKQQMKGMGGIVSFEVKGGLIEGKKLINSLKLAMISFSLGDPETLVQHPASMTHASIPQEERMKFGITDGLIRVSVGLEDADDIISDFDQALTALFSASETKIITK, from the coding sequence ATGAAGACAGAATGGAGTATGGACACGAAGATTATTCATGAAAGCCAGTTTCCGGACCCTCACACGGGCGCCATCTCTCAAAGCATCATACCTGCAGTCGCCTATGCTTTCCCTGATGCGGAAACAGCGGCGGCCGTTGTAGCTGGCGAGGAAGAAGGCGTTTATTACGGCAGATACGGAAACCCTACTTCCCGCACATTGGAGATGAAGATAGCGGCACTGGAAGGCGGAGAAGATGCTTTAGGAGTTTCCAGCGGAATGGCGGCCATCTCCATTGCTCTTCTCGGCTTCTTGAAGCATGGCGATCATGTCCTGGTGACCAAGGATGTGTATGGCGGTACCTATAACTTCCTGACTTCTTTGGCGCCAAGGTTTGGCATACAATTTGATTTTATCGATTGTACTGACCCAGATTCAATGATTAAGACGATTAAGCCAAATACAAAAGCAGTGTATATCGAAACTCCTTCTAATCCAAGATTGACCATTCTTGATATCAGAAAAATCTCGGAAGTCTGCAAATCGTATCAGCTCCCCGTCATTGTCGATAACACCTTTATGAGCCCTTGCTTGCAGAAGCCTTTGGAGCTTGGAGCGGATGTAGTGGTACACAGCGCTACTAAATATATTAATGGTCACGGGGATGTCTTGGCTGGATTTATTGTAGGGAAAAAAGACACCATCCAGTTCATGAGAAAGAAACTGATGGGCGATCTGGGGCAAAATTTGAATGCTTGGGACGCATTCTTAATTTTAAGAGGAATGAAGACCATGGCCTTGCGGGTAGAAAGACATTGCAGCAACGCCCAGAAAATTGCCGAATACCTTGAGTCTCATCCTTTCATTGATAAAGTCTTTTATCCGGGCTTGGCGTCACATCCTCAACATGAGCTGGCCAAACAGCAAATGAAGGGTATGGGGGGGATTGTTTCTTTTGAAGTCAAGGGAGGCTTAATTGAAGGGAAAAAATTAATCAACTCGCTGAAATTAGCGATGATTTCATTCAGCTTGGGCGATCCGGAAACCTTAGTACAGCACCCGGCCTCAATGACTCATGCTTCCATTCCGCAGGAAGAGCGAATGAAATTTGGGATTACGGATGGATTAATTCGCGTGTCGGTCGGGCTGGAGGATGCGGATGATATTATAAGCGACTTCGATCAAGCTCTCACCGCCCTTTTCTCTGCTTCAGAAACCAAAATCATAACGAAATAA
- a CDS encoding site-specific integrase: MCKEEIPKYLEKESLAKLLETAKEKGLKRDFEIFTVLAYSGMRADELCALKWSDVDFEENRISITKTTYSPRNNHILYKLHPPKTKNSIRTIEMDEEVMSILKKYRTWQNEFRMRHKDIYHEGGFVFATVNKHKGYPELVKQIDIRIDRLLKLSGLNQELTPHSLRHTHTSLLAESGVSLEQIMDRLGHGDDEVTKLIYLHVTKPRKKRLPTSSVN, translated from the coding sequence ATATGTAAAGAAGAGATTCCTAAGTATCTTGAAAAAGAATCTTTAGCCAAACTACTTGAGACTGCGAAAGAAAAAGGGCTGAAGAGGGATTTTGAAATCTTCACAGTATTAGCCTATAGCGGAATGCGGGCAGACGAGTTGTGCGCTTTGAAATGGAGTGATGTTGATTTCGAAGAAAATCGGATCTCGATTACGAAAACAACATATAGCCCCAGGAACAACCACATTTTATATAAGCTGCATCCACCAAAAACAAAAAACTCCATCCGCACAATTGAAATGGACGAAGAAGTAATGTCAATCTTAAAAAAGTATCGGACATGGCAGAATGAATTTAGAATGAGGCATAAAGATATCTACCATGAAGGCGGGTTTGTTTTTGCGACTGTGAACAAGCACAAAGGGTATCCGGAACTCGTCAAGCAAATTGATATTAGGATTGATCGGCTGCTTAAGTTATCTGGATTAAATCAAGAACTGACCCCTCACTCGCTTCGACACACCCACACCTCTCTTTTAGCTGAATCCGGAGTAAGTCTGGAGCAAATAATGGATAGGCTCGGTCATGGGGATGACGAAGTGACAAAGCTTATTTATCTTCACGTCACAAAGCCAAGAAAAAAGAGGCTTCCCACAAGTTCAGTGAACTAA
- a CDS encoding GntR family transcriptional regulator has translation MDSSVMRTRRLSKDNTYFALKQKIIDSELKPDQVVHEENLAALLGVSRTPLREAIQRLENEEFLVRQPNGRLRVASVTVEEVKEIFLIRSMLEGYIAKSAAKNATDQDIQNLTAMIENIKQSFRSGKSQDFVSYGFEFHDYLSEMSDLKTFVKILNHLRDHALRYCRFVSLHGDWNTQADEEHNFILQMIADRNEDGAEKAMQDHILSSLSAALERIQGIQANRED, from the coding sequence ATGGACAGTTCTGTTATGAGAACACGCAGGCTATCGAAGGATAATACTTATTTTGCATTAAAACAAAAAATTATTGATAGCGAGCTAAAGCCTGACCAAGTTGTACATGAAGAGAATTTGGCAGCTTTGCTCGGAGTAAGCCGCACTCCACTAAGAGAGGCTATTCAAAGGTTGGAGAATGAGGAGTTTCTCGTTCGGCAGCCGAATGGCAGGTTGAGAGTGGCTTCAGTAACAGTGGAAGAGGTTAAAGAAATATTTCTGATCCGCAGCATGCTGGAAGGGTATATTGCCAAGAGTGCGGCCAAAAATGCCACGGATCAAGATATCCAAAATTTAACGGCTATGATTGAAAATATTAAACAATCCTTTCGGTCAGGCAAGAGTCAGGATTTTGTATCCTATGGCTTTGAATTCCATGATTATTTATCTGAAATGAGTGATCTCAAGACCTTTGTGAAAATCTTGAATCATCTAAGAGATCACGCGCTTCGCTATTGCCGGTTCGTTTCTCTGCATGGTGATTGGAACACGCAGGCGGATGAAGAACATAACTTTATCTTGCAAATGATAGCCGACAGAAACGAAGACGGGGCGGAAAAAGCGATGCAGGATCATATATTAAGCAGCTTATCCGCCGCACTAGAGAGAATCCAAGGAATTCAAGCAAACAGAGAGGATTGA
- the tatC gene encoding twin-arginine translocase subunit TatC, whose product MPLQSGAMTVVEHLTELRKRIIYILIVFVIGLAGGLFCAKPVYEYLIAADTAQGFVLHAFSFWDGIGMYMKIAMAVSLIVTLPFIVYQLWAFVSPGLRPVERSAALRYVPYALLLFVLGLLFAYYIVFPMALSFTVTVTRDMGLEETYGIAQYFNFMFSLVLPMALLFELPLIVMFLTRLRILNPLRLRKVRRYAYFALVFIAVVITPPDFISDFLVTIPLLVLYEFSVFLSAFVYRKQLAADAALEARYTAGDHA is encoded by the coding sequence ATGCCTTTGCAATCCGGAGCCATGACGGTGGTTGAGCATCTTACGGAGCTGCGCAAAAGAATTATATACATCCTCATCGTATTCGTCATCGGACTGGCGGGCGGACTGTTCTGCGCGAAGCCCGTCTACGAATACCTGATCGCAGCCGATACGGCTCAGGGCTTTGTGCTGCACGCCTTCTCGTTCTGGGACGGCATCGGCATGTACATGAAGATTGCCATGGCCGTATCGCTTATCGTAACTCTGCCGTTCATCGTCTATCAGCTATGGGCATTCGTCAGTCCCGGCCTGCGGCCGGTGGAACGGAGCGCCGCCCTGCGGTACGTGCCGTACGCGCTGCTTCTGTTCGTGCTGGGCCTCCTTTTTGCTTACTATATCGTATTTCCGATGGCTCTTTCCTTCACCGTCACGGTTACGCGTGATATGGGACTTGAGGAGACGTACGGTATTGCGCAGTATTTCAATTTCATGTTCAGCCTGGTGCTGCCGATGGCTCTGCTGTTCGAGCTGCCCCTCATCGTCATGTTCCTGACCAGACTCCGGATTCTGAATCCGCTCCGGCTGCGCAAGGTACGGCGTTACGCCTATTTCGCGCTGGTCTTCATTGCGGTAGTGATTACGCCGCCCGATTTCATATCGGATTTCCTGGTGACCATACCTTTGCTGGTTCTCTACGAATTCAGTGTATTTCTGTCCGCGTTTGTTTACCGCAAGCAGCTCGCCGCCGATGCGGCGCTGGAAGCCCGGTACACCGCAGGCGATCACGCCTGA
- the tatA gene encoding twin-arginine translocase TatA/TatE family subunit, with amino-acid sequence MLNGIGAPGIILLVILALLLFGPNKLPELGRAVGRTFREFKEGTRDIIADAEPADKSEAPAPAAAQNAPVSLEKRLPE; translated from the coding sequence ATGTTGAACGGCATTGGAGCGCCGGGGATCATACTGCTCGTCATTCTGGCTTTGCTGCTCTTTGGTCCGAATAAGCTGCCCGAACTGGGCCGTGCTGTCGGGAGAACCTTCCGTGAGTTTAAGGAAGGGACCCGTGATATTATTGCCGACGCCGAGCCGGCGGACAAGAGCGAAGCTCCTGCACCGGCTGCTGCGCAGAATGCTCCTGTTTCCCTGGAGAAGCGTTTACCGGAATAA
- a CDS encoding IS3 family transposase (programmed frameshift) — protein sequence MPTSRRTFTPEEKARIVLEILREEKSISQLASEEGIHPNVLNRWKNEATQNLAQLFVDDRKGITKMKKEYEQQIEDLYAEVGKLTTQLSWLKKKNLADNLSRAERLLLVEYGNAELSIQTQADLLSLNRSSLYYKPVPPSPEEIRLKHRIDELYTRHSFMGYRTIAAIMNREGDAIHPNTVRRYMREMGIMAIFPGPNLSKRDLQHRIYPYLLRKLPITAPDQVWSVDITYIRMKQGWMYLYAVMDWYSRFIVDWQLDQSLEIDFVLETMKRALARRVPSIVNSDQGSHFTSPKYIDLLKEKEIRISMDGKGRATDNIVIERFWRSLKYNEIYINEYGSPRETRQGVGGYIHLHNHYLPHQSLQNHTPAAVYNQEVMLSST from the exons GTGCCAACATCAAGACGAACATTCACGCCGGAAGAAAAAGCACGAATTGTACTGGAGATTCTAAGAGAAGAAAAGTCCATTTCGCAGCTGGCTTCGGAAGAAGGAATCCATCCCAATGTGTTAAATCGCTGGAAGAATGAAGCGACTCAAAATCTGGCTCAGCTCTTTGTAGACGACCGGAAAGGGATCACGAAGATGAAAAAAGAATACGAGCAGCAGATCGAAGACCTCTACGCCGAAGTGGGTAAACTGACCACCCAATTGTCGTGGCTCAA AAAAAAAAATCTGGCCGATAATCTCAGCCGTGCCGAACGGTTGCTCCTCGTCGAGTATGGGAACGCTGAACTTTCCATTCAAACGCAGGCGGACTTGCTCAGCCTGAATCGTTCCAGCCTGTATTACAAGCCGGTCCCTCCCTCCCCGGAGGAAATTCGCCTCAAGCACCGGATTGACGAGCTTTACACCCGCCATTCGTTTATGGGTTACCGGACGATTGCGGCCATCATGAACCGGGAAGGGGATGCTATTCATCCCAACACCGTACGGCGGTATATGCGGGAAATGGGGATCATGGCGATCTTCCCCGGTCCTAACCTGAGTAAGCGAGACCTACAGCACCGGATCTACCCGTACCTGCTGCGTAAGCTGCCGATTACAGCGCCGGATCAGGTCTGGAGTGTCGATATTACCTATATCCGCATGAAACAGGGCTGGATGTATCTGTATGCCGTCATGGACTGGTATTCGCGCTTCATTGTGGACTGGCAACTGGATCAAAGTCTGGAAATTGACTTTGTCCTGGAAACCATGAAACGCGCCTTGGCCCGTCGTGTTCCGTCCATCGTGAACAGCGACCAGGGCAGCCACTTCACCAGTCCCAAGTACATTGATCTGCTCAAGGAAAAGGAGATTCGGATCAGCATGGACGGGAAGGGCCGAGCGACAGACAATATTGTCATTGAGCGCTTTTGGCGCAGCCTAAAGTACAACGAAATTTACATCAACGAGTATGGCAGTCCAAGAGAGACCCGGCAGGGTGTAGGAGGATATATCCATTTGCATAATCACTACCTGCCTCATCAGTCCCTGCAAAACCATACGCCGGCTGCTGTGTATAACCAGGAGGTCATGCTTTCATCCACATAG
- a CDS encoding amidohydrolase, producing the protein MSTKQPDEIEQALGSQLIDVRRNLHLEPELSYEEFKTTEKLRKWLTDANIRILNLPLKTGLIAEIGRGAGPIAAIRCDIDALPIEEQTGLPFASEVPGKMHACGHDFHTAVILGAAYLLKAREAELPGTVRVLFQPAEETGHGAESVLASGGLEGVAAIFGLHNSPDLPTGSFGTRTGALTAGVDRFEITVKGIGAHAATPENGVDSIVTAAQIITALQTIVSRQNSAGEPVVLSVTRINGGFTWNVLPEMVELEGTVRTHNEEIRRTIPVKMTQIIEGIAAAAGAEAKLHWYPGPPATINDGYWADFTKEIAKQAGYEVHDIAPQMGGEDFSLYLQKIPGAFVNIGTGPAYALHHPRFDVDEAALLPAAEYFALLAEQALVKLKEKG; encoded by the coding sequence ATGTCCACTAAACAGCCGGATGAGATTGAACAAGCTTTAGGCAGTCAACTGATTGACGTTCGCAGGAACCTTCACCTTGAGCCTGAATTATCTTATGAAGAGTTTAAAACGACGGAAAAACTGCGGAAATGGCTGACGGACGCCAATATTCGAATATTGAACCTCCCTTTGAAAACGGGGCTCATTGCAGAAATCGGACGCGGGGCGGGGCCAATTGCAGCCATTCGCTGCGATATCGACGCACTCCCGATTGAAGAGCAGACCGGATTGCCTTTTGCGTCAGAGGTTCCAGGGAAAATGCATGCATGCGGTCATGATTTTCACACGGCTGTCATTTTAGGCGCCGCATATTTGCTAAAAGCCCGTGAAGCAGAACTGCCCGGAACGGTTAGAGTATTGTTTCAGCCGGCGGAAGAGACCGGTCACGGGGCCGAAAGTGTTCTGGCGTCGGGAGGGCTTGAAGGAGTAGCTGCCATATTTGGCCTTCATAACTCGCCGGACTTGCCCACAGGATCATTCGGAACGAGAACCGGAGCTTTAACCGCAGGTGTTGACCGGTTTGAAATTACGGTAAAAGGTATCGGGGCTCACGCCGCAACTCCGGAGAATGGCGTGGATTCCATCGTAACTGCGGCTCAAATCATTACGGCGCTTCAGACGATTGTCAGCCGCCAGAACAGCGCCGGGGAGCCGGTTGTTCTAAGTGTCACTAGAATAAATGGCGGCTTCACCTGGAATGTACTGCCGGAGATGGTTGAACTGGAGGGCACCGTCCGAACGCATAATGAAGAGATTCGCCGCACAATCCCGGTCAAAATGACGCAAATCATCGAAGGAATTGCTGCGGCAGCCGGGGCGGAGGCCAAGCTGCATTGGTATCCAGGCCCGCCCGCAACGATCAATGACGGATACTGGGCTGATTTTACCAAAGAGATTGCGAAGCAGGCAGGGTATGAGGTGCATGATATCGCTCCGCAAATGGGAGGTGAAGACTTCTCATTGTATCTGCAGAAGATACCGGGTGCTTTTGTGAATATTGGAACCGGTCCTGCGTATGCGCTGCATCATCCGCGTTTCGATGTAGATGAGGCCGCATTATTGCCGGCTGCTGAGTATTTTGCATTATTGGCTGAGCAAGCGTTGGTGAAGCTGAAGGAGAAAGGTTAG